The following proteins come from a genomic window of Nicotiana tomentosiformis chromosome 12, ASM39032v3, whole genome shotgun sequence:
- the LOC104101080 gene encoding cell division cycle 20.1, cofactor of APC complex-like isoform X2, producing the protein MDFDYAHYMLSGGKVKKENSGVNSASKEAYTKQLAEIFNMNRTRILAFKNKPSPSAERVSKSPSPIQQSKTTKKRRFIPQTAERTLDAPDILDDFYLNLLDWGCSNIVAIALGNSVYLWDASDGSVTELLSVSDDLGPVTGVSWAPDGRHLALGLNNSHVQLWDSRSSRLLRTLTGHNLRVGSLDWNGHILTTGSMDTMIINNDVRIRSHVVGTYRGHNQEICGLKWSASGQQLASGGNDNLVHVWSLSMGSPNSTRQWIHRMTDHTAAVKAISWCPFQSNMVASGGGVGDECIKFWNTNTGACLNSVDTGSQVCSLLWNKHERELLSSHGFTDNQLTVWKYPSMTKVAELFGHTSRVLHMAQSPDGYTVATAAADETLRFWNIFGNPEESKPVPKRKLEPFFDLAQIR; encoded by the exons ATGGATTTCGACTATGCACATTACATGCTCAGTGGTGGAAAGGTTAAAAAGGAAAATTCTGGAGTAAATTCTGCATCTAAAGAAGCCTACACAAAACAGTTAGCAGAAATTTTTAACATGAATAGAACAAGGATCCTTGCTTTTAAGAATAAGCCTTCTCCTTCAGCTGAGAGAGTTTCTAAATCTCCATCACCTATTCAACAGTCAAAGACCACTAAAAAGAGGAGATTCATTCCCCAA ACAGCTGAGAGGACGCTGGACGCTCCTGATATCCTGGATGATTTTTATCTCAATTTGTTAGATTGGGGATGCAGTAACATTGTCGCCATTGCCCTAGGAAATTCTGTATATCTGTGGGACgcttctgatggttctgttactGAGCTTCTCTCAGTTAGTGATGATTTAGGGCCAGTTACTGGTGTCAGCTGGGCACCAGATGGAAGACATCTTGCATTGGGCTTGAATAATTCCCATGTTCAGCTGTGGGACTCCCGTTCCAGCCGGTTG CTGAGGACTTTAACGGGACACAACTTAAGAGTTGGCTCTCTTGATTGGAATGGCCACATACTGACAACTGGAAGCATGGACACTATGATCATCAACAATGATGTACGTATAAGATCCCACGTCGTTGGAACATACAGGGGACACAATCAGGAGATATGCGGATTGAAGTGGTCTGCTTCGGGCCAGCAATTGGCTAGTGGAGGGAACGACAATTTGGTCCATGTATGGAGTCTATCTATGGGGTCACCGAACTCTACACGCCAATGGATTCATCGTATGACGGACCACACAGCTGCTGTGAAAGCTATTTCCTGGTGTCCTTTCCAGAGTAACATGGTCGCCTCGGGTGGTGGTGTTGGCGATGAGTGCATTAAGTTTTGGAACACCAACACCGGGGCGTGCTTGAACTCTGTGGATACAGGTTCACAAGTCTGTTCGTTGCTTTGGAACAAACACGAACGCGAGCTTTTGAGTTCTCATGGCTTTACTGATAACCAGCTGACAGTGTGGAAATATCCTTCGATGACAAAAGTTGCAGAACTTTTCGGTCACACATCAAGAGTTCTTCATATGGCTCAG AGTCCAGATGGCTATACTGTCGCGACTGCAGCAGCTGATGAGACACTAAGATTTTGGAATATTTTTGGGAATCCTGAAGAGAGTAAGCCTGTGCCAAAGAGAAAACTAGAGCCATTCTTTGACTTGGCTCAGATTAGATAA
- the LOC104101083 gene encoding growth-regulating factor 4-like isoform X1, with protein sequence MSGTSTSLGVGVGGGAQVGAVGYDFGFRPPFTAVQWQELEHQAMIYKYLVAGLPVPPDLVVPIRRSFDAISSRFFNHPSLSYCSYYGKKFDPEPGRCRRTDGKKWRCSKDAHPDSKYCERHMHRGRNRSRKPVESQSTSQSLSTTISHMTTGSSNRNGSFQSNSSGNFHNMPLYSVANSDGLSYGSTATKLQMERVSYGINNKEYRYLHGMAPDADGSSEVSASVSSLGMGSNTDNMWRLMPSQVPSKPTVNPKNDSQLLGSSPHPFEPVIDATIAKQQPQHCFFGNDIGSPVKQEPHPMRSFFDEWPTSKESWSSLDEESGKNNFSTTQLSISIPNAHSGFSSMSTRSPK encoded by the exons ATGAGTGGGACATCGACATCATTGGGGGTAGGGGTGGGGGGAGGTGCCCAGGTGGGGGCGGTGGGATATGACTTTGGATTCCGGCCACCATTTACGGCGGTGCAGTGGCAGGAGCTGGAGCATCAAGCAATGATATACAAGTACTTAGTGGCGGGGCTGCCCGTGCCACCGGACCTTGTAGTTCCAATTAGAAGGAGTTTTGATGCTATCTCTTCCAGGTTCTTTAATCATCCTAGTT TGAGTTATTGTTCTTATTATGGGAAGAAGTTTGACCCTGAGCCAGGAAGATGTAGAAGAACAGATGGAAAGAAATGGAGGTGCTCCAAAGATGCACATCCTGACTCCAAATATTGTGAGCGGCACATGCATCGAGGCCGTAACCGTTCAAGAAAGCCTGTGGAATCTCAATCTACTTCCCAGTCCTTGTCGACTACGATATCACACATGACTACTGGGAGCAGCAATAGAAATGGAAGTTTCCAAAGTAATAGTAGTGGAAACTTCCACAACATGCCATTATATTCCGTTGCTAATTCAGATGGACTGAGTTATGGAAGCACTGCAACAAAGCTTCAAATGGAGCGTGTCTCTTATGGGATAAATAACAAGGAGTATAG GTATCTCCATGGAATGGCTCCTGATGCTGATGGCTCGTCAGAAGTTTCTGCGAGTGTGAGTAGTCTAGGGATGGGTTCTAACACAGACAACATGTGGCGTCTAATGCCATCACAAGTTCCGTCAAAGCCCACAGTGAATCCGAAAAATGATTCCCAGTTGCTGGGTAGCTCACCTCATCCATTCGAGCCTGTAATTGATGCAACAATTGCAAAACAGCAACCCCAACATTGCTTCTTTGGCAATGACATAGGTTCACCTG TAAAGCAGGAGCCGCATCCAATGCGCTCGTTCTTTGACGAGTGGCCTACATCCAAAGAGTCATGGTCCAGTCTTGATGAGGAATCCGGCAAAAATAATTTCTCCACCACACAGCTCTCCATATCCATTCCAAATGCTCATTCTGGATTCTCTTCAATGAGTACACGTTCTCCCAAATG A
- the LOC104101081 gene encoding CAX-interacting protein 4, translated as MPATAGRVRMPANNRVHSSAALQTHGIWQSAIGYDPYAPSKEDDKKSTQKASTADPENAYASFQGLLALARITGSNADETRGACKRCGRVGHLTFQCRNFVSVKDDNKDKDPEAIEVAVLSGLEKIKGSKMKGKAENEESSEEEEESESSDSDYDSEMERAIAEKYGKKVSRKLKSSRKHKKKNSDDDDDESDSGKRKKRGRSKRRRSGKKGHSDSEDDDEDKDRRKRRKEKRRKRDDSSDEDEDRRRRRKSRKEKRRRRSHRHADSSDESSDDSPPRHKRRSRKTASASDSDASNSDDSRVGRDKKRSEKRSRKRHDDEE; from the coding sequence ATGCCGGCCACAGCAGGTAGGGTTCGCATGCCTGCGAACAATAGGGTTCACAGTAGTGCAGCCCTACAGACGCATGGCATCTGGCAGAGTGCTATTGGTTATGATCCATATGCTCCTAGCAAGGAGGACGACAAGAAATCTACCCAGAAGGCGTCAACTGCAGACCCTGAAAATGCTTATGCGAGCTTTCAGGGTTTGCTTGCACTTGCCCGGATCACGGGATCCAATGCTGATGAAACTCGTGGGGCGTGCAAGAGGTGTGGGCGGGTAGGCCACCTCACTTTCCAGTGTAGGAATTTCGTGAGTGTTAAGGATGATAACAAGGATAAGGATCCGGAGGCGATTGAGGTTGCCGTATTGTCTGGATTGGAGAAGATCAAGGGGTCTAAGATGAAGGGAAAAGCAGAAAATGAGGAGAGcagtgaagaagaagaggagagtGAGAGTTCTGATTCGGATTATGATTCTGAAATGGAGAGGGCAATTGCTGAGAAGTATGGGAAGAAGGTGAGTAGGAAGTTGAAGTCATCTAGGAAGCACAAGAAGAAAAactcggatgatgatgatgatgagtcAGACTCTGGAAAAAGGAAAAAGCGGGGCAGATCAAAGAGGAGGAGGAGTGGGAAGAAGGGACACAGTGATTCGGAGgatgatgatgaagataaggatcgCAGGAAGAGGAGAAAGGAAAAGAGGAGGAAACGGGATGACTCATCAGACGAGGATGAAGATCGTAGGAGGAGGAGAAAAAGTAGGAAGgagaagaggaggaggagaagtCATAGACATGCGGACAGTTCTGATGAATCAAGTGATGATTCTCCTCCACGGCACAAGCGTAGGAGCAGGAAGACAGCCTCAGCATCTGATTCTGATGCCAGCAACTCTGATGATTCACGAGTTGGCAGGGACAAAAAACGTTCTGAGAAGAGGAGCAGGAAGCGTCATGATGATGAAGAGTAG
- the LOC104101083 gene encoding growth-regulating factor 5-like isoform X2 — MLSLPVSYCSYYGKKFDPEPGRCRRTDGKKWRCSKDAHPDSKYCERHMHRGRNRSRKPVESQSTSQSLSTTISHMTTGSSNRNGSFQSNSSGNFHNMPLYSVANSDGLSYGSTATKLQMERVSYGINNKEYRYLHGMAPDADGSSEVSASVSSLGMGSNTDNMWRLMPSQVPSKPTVNPKNDSQLLGSSPHPFEPVIDATIAKQQPQHCFFGNDIGSPVKQEPHPMRSFFDEWPTSKESWSSLDEESGKNNFSTTQLSISIPNAHSGFSSMSTRSPK, encoded by the exons ATGCTATCTCTTCCAG TGAGTTATTGTTCTTATTATGGGAAGAAGTTTGACCCTGAGCCAGGAAGATGTAGAAGAACAGATGGAAAGAAATGGAGGTGCTCCAAAGATGCACATCCTGACTCCAAATATTGTGAGCGGCACATGCATCGAGGCCGTAACCGTTCAAGAAAGCCTGTGGAATCTCAATCTACTTCCCAGTCCTTGTCGACTACGATATCACACATGACTACTGGGAGCAGCAATAGAAATGGAAGTTTCCAAAGTAATAGTAGTGGAAACTTCCACAACATGCCATTATATTCCGTTGCTAATTCAGATGGACTGAGTTATGGAAGCACTGCAACAAAGCTTCAAATGGAGCGTGTCTCTTATGGGATAAATAACAAGGAGTATAG GTATCTCCATGGAATGGCTCCTGATGCTGATGGCTCGTCAGAAGTTTCTGCGAGTGTGAGTAGTCTAGGGATGGGTTCTAACACAGACAACATGTGGCGTCTAATGCCATCACAAGTTCCGTCAAAGCCCACAGTGAATCCGAAAAATGATTCCCAGTTGCTGGGTAGCTCACCTCATCCATTCGAGCCTGTAATTGATGCAACAATTGCAAAACAGCAACCCCAACATTGCTTCTTTGGCAATGACATAGGTTCACCTG TAAAGCAGGAGCCGCATCCAATGCGCTCGTTCTTTGACGAGTGGCCTACATCCAAAGAGTCATGGTCCAGTCTTGATGAGGAATCCGGCAAAAATAATTTCTCCACCACACAGCTCTCCATATCCATTCCAAATGCTCATTCTGGATTCTCTTCAATGAGTACACGTTCTCCCAAATG A
- the LOC104101082 gene encoding LRR receptor-like serine/threonine-protein kinase FLS2 translates to MGLTGTIPPQFGNLSFLVSLDLSYNNFQGELPPEFTRLLRLRAIDLSFNFLSGQTPQLLGDLEDLRMLSLENNSFSGFIPSSISKMKNLEFLNLKYNNLEGNIPIEIATLQRLKQFSLGYNKLNGSNVLSILQRLGLSSNMLSGELPRSISECAQLQVLLLFQNNIVGTIPREVGNLLLLQYLDLGQNRLEGTIPDEIGHLHNLKELRMEQNALTGSIPLIIFNISSLEVLSMWNNQLEGPHTKKSVIPDEVGNLQELVGLTLYLNNFSGSIPIGISNISTLRAISLTNNHISGKLPSTIGKGLPNVEGIYLFENNINGVLPCSISNLSKLAVLELGGNVQFLSL, encoded by the exons ATGGGCTTGACTGGTACCATCCCACCACAATTTGGCAACCTTTCTTTTCTTGTTTCACTTGATCTAAGCTACAACAATTTCCAAGGTGAACTTCCACCAGAGTTCACTCGTTTGCTAAGATTAAGAGCCATTGATCTTAGTTTCAACTTCTTGTCTGGACAAACTCCTCAGTTATTGGGTGATTTAGAAGACCTTCGAATGCTCTCTCTGGAAAACAATAGTTTCAGTGGGTTTATTCCTTCTTCTATCTCTAAGATGAAGAATCTTGAATTCTTGAATCTGAAGTACAACAATCTGGAAGGAAATATTCCTATAGAAATAGCAACTCTTCAGAGATTGAAACAGTTTTCCTTGGGATACAATAAACTCAACGGATCCAATGTGCTTTCCAT ATTACAAAGGCTTGGACTTAGCTCCAATATGTTAAGCGGAGAGCTACCAAGAAGCATATCTGAATGCGCACAACTTCAAGTCCTATTGTTGTTTCAAAATAACATTGTTGGAACAATTCCAAGAGAAGTAGGTAACTTACTGCTGCTGCAATATTTGGATCTTGGACAAAACAGGTTAGAAG GCACAATTCCAGATGAGATTGGTCATCTTCATAACTTGAAGGAATTGAGGATGGAACAAAACGCATTAACGGGGTCAATCCCTTTAATCATATTCAACATTTCATCACTTGAAGTTTTATCAATGTGGAACAACCAGCTTGAAGGACCTCATACCaaaaaaa GTGTAATTCCAGATGAAGTTGGTAATCTTCAAGAGTTGGTTGGCCTTACATTGTATCTCAATAACTTTAGTGGATCTATCCCTATTGGTATCTCCAATATCTCAACCCTTAGAGCTATTTCCCTCACAAATAACCACATTTCAGGTAAACTTCCTTCCACTATAGGCAAAGGGTTACCTAATGTTGAAGGAATTTATCTATTTGAAAACAACATTAATGGTGTTTTACCTTGTTCCATCTCAAATTTGTCCAAGCTTGCTGTTCTCGAACTCGGAGGAAATGTTCAATTCCTGAGTCTTTAG
- the LOC104101080 gene encoding cell division cycle 20.1, cofactor of APC complex-like isoform X1, with amino-acid sequence MDAGSRYNNKFRRPLFTPISHKKTSRENLDRFIPNRSAMDFDYAHYMLSGGKVKKENSGVNSASKEAYTKQLAEIFNMNRTRILAFKNKPSPSAERVSKSPSPIQQSKTTKKRRFIPQTAERTLDAPDILDDFYLNLLDWGCSNIVAIALGNSVYLWDASDGSVTELLSVSDDLGPVTGVSWAPDGRHLALGLNNSHVQLWDSRSSRLLRTLTGHNLRVGSLDWNGHILTTGSMDTMIINNDVRIRSHVVGTYRGHNQEICGLKWSASGQQLASGGNDNLVHVWSLSMGSPNSTRQWIHRMTDHTAAVKAISWCPFQSNMVASGGGVGDECIKFWNTNTGACLNSVDTGSQVCSLLWNKHERELLSSHGFTDNQLTVWKYPSMTKVAELFGHTSRVLHMAQSPDGYTVATAAADETLRFWNIFGNPEESKPVPKRKLEPFFDLAQIR; translated from the exons ATGGATGCAGGGAGTAGATACAACAACAAGTTTCGCCGTCCTCTCTTTACTCCGATATCTCACAAGAAAACTTCTCGAGAGAAT TTGGACAGGTTCATTCCCAACCGTTCTGCGATGGATTTCGACTATGCACATTACATGCTCAGTGGTGGAAAGGTTAAAAAGGAAAATTCTGGAGTAAATTCTGCATCTAAAGAAGCCTACACAAAACAGTTAGCAGAAATTTTTAACATGAATAGAACAAGGATCCTTGCTTTTAAGAATAAGCCTTCTCCTTCAGCTGAGAGAGTTTCTAAATCTCCATCACCTATTCAACAGTCAAAGACCACTAAAAAGAGGAGATTCATTCCCCAA ACAGCTGAGAGGACGCTGGACGCTCCTGATATCCTGGATGATTTTTATCTCAATTTGTTAGATTGGGGATGCAGTAACATTGTCGCCATTGCCCTAGGAAATTCTGTATATCTGTGGGACgcttctgatggttctgttactGAGCTTCTCTCAGTTAGTGATGATTTAGGGCCAGTTACTGGTGTCAGCTGGGCACCAGATGGAAGACATCTTGCATTGGGCTTGAATAATTCCCATGTTCAGCTGTGGGACTCCCGTTCCAGCCGGTTG CTGAGGACTTTAACGGGACACAACTTAAGAGTTGGCTCTCTTGATTGGAATGGCCACATACTGACAACTGGAAGCATGGACACTATGATCATCAACAATGATGTACGTATAAGATCCCACGTCGTTGGAACATACAGGGGACACAATCAGGAGATATGCGGATTGAAGTGGTCTGCTTCGGGCCAGCAATTGGCTAGTGGAGGGAACGACAATTTGGTCCATGTATGGAGTCTATCTATGGGGTCACCGAACTCTACACGCCAATGGATTCATCGTATGACGGACCACACAGCTGCTGTGAAAGCTATTTCCTGGTGTCCTTTCCAGAGTAACATGGTCGCCTCGGGTGGTGGTGTTGGCGATGAGTGCATTAAGTTTTGGAACACCAACACCGGGGCGTGCTTGAACTCTGTGGATACAGGTTCACAAGTCTGTTCGTTGCTTTGGAACAAACACGAACGCGAGCTTTTGAGTTCTCATGGCTTTACTGATAACCAGCTGACAGTGTGGAAATATCCTTCGATGACAAAAGTTGCAGAACTTTTCGGTCACACATCAAGAGTTCTTCATATGGCTCAG AGTCCAGATGGCTATACTGTCGCGACTGCAGCAGCTGATGAGACACTAAGATTTTGGAATATTTTTGGGAATCCTGAAGAGAGTAAGCCTGTGCCAAAGAGAAAACTAGAGCCATTCTTTGACTTGGCTCAGATTAGATAA
- the LOC104101079 gene encoding receptor kinase-like protein Xa21 has protein sequence MLPKSIGNLSSLQMFEAIGCNLMGHLPNEIGKLRNLSSLFLEDNDLTGVVPTAITSLKKLQRLSLGANRLIGSFPNGLCELSNLGLLNLSQNQMWGSIPSCLGDVTSLREIYLDSNNFTSNIPSSLWNLKDTLKLNLSSNFFNGSLPLEIGNLKDAILLDLFWNQISGNIPSTVGGLQKLIQLSLAHNRIEGSLPATIGKLVTLEALDLSYNNMSGVIPKSLEALKQLGSFNVSFNRLHGEIPNGGPFVDLPYRSFMSNEGLCGNRQKHVPACPSNLKKRRLIWIVVASSVISVIALASAIVFMLMRRRGKTVNAEDEWLPEVAPQRISYYELQRATQGFDGNTLLGSGSFGSVYKGTLADGMIVVVKVFNVQMEGTFQTFDRECEILRNLRHRNLTKIISSCCNLDFKALILEYMPNESLDKLLYSRDYCLNIMQRLNIMVDVASALEYLHHGYSVPVIHCDLKPSNVLLDNDMVGHLSDFGIAKLLTKEESIAHTTTFATIGYIAPEYGLEGLVSKTSDVYSYGIMLLEVFTKKKPNDEMFTGDLNLRSCVHNSLPDELHQIIDTDLLTLDEQNLSQKLQCLTSIMELAMNCTANIPGERMNMTDVVAALKKIKQQLSSYY, from the exons ATGCTTCCGAAATCCATTGGCAATCTTTCTTCTCTTCAAATGTTTGAGGCAATAGGTTGTAACCTCATGGGCCATCTTCCAAATGAAATTGGAAAATTGAGAAACTTATCTTCTTTGTTCCTGGAAGATAATGACTTGACTGGCGTTGTGCCAACGGCAATAACTTCTTTGAAAAAACTTCAACGGCTTTCACTTGGTGCAAACAGATTGATTGGTTCTTTCCCAAATGGTTTGTGTGAGCTATCCAACTTGGGTTTGCTAAATCTTTCACAAAATCAAATGTGGGGAAGTATTCCGAGTTGCTTAGGGGATGTGACTTCTCTAAGGGAGATTTATCTTGATTCCAATAACTTCACTTCTAACATACCTTCAAGTCTATGGAACCTCAAAGATACTTTGAAGCTGAACTTGTCTTCTAATTTCTTCAATGGGTCTCTACCACTAGAAATTGGAAATCTCAAGGATGCAATACTTTTGGATCTTTTCTGGAACCAAATCTCAGGCAACATTCCTAGTACAGTGGGAGGTCTACAAAAATTGATTCAATTATCATTGGCTCATAACAGAATTGAAGGATCTCTTCCTGCCACTATTGGGAAACTCGTAACTTTGGAAGCATTGGATCTTTCATATAACAATATGTCTGGTGTGATCCCAAAGTCATTAGAGGCACTTAAGCAACTAGGCTCCTTTAATGTCTCATTCAACAGGTTACACGGGGAAATTCCAAATGGAGGACCGTTTGTTGATCTCCCTTACCGGTCTTTCATGTCGAATGAAGGATTGTGTGGTAACCGTCAAAAGCATGTCCCAGCTTGTCCTTCTAATTTAAAGAAAAGAAGACTGATATGGATTGTAGTTGCCTCGTCAGTTATCTCTGTAATAGCGCTTGCTTCAGCAATAGTTTTCATGTTGATGAGACGTCGGGGTAAAACAGTCAATGCTGAAGATGAGTGGTTGCCCGAGGTAGCACCACAAAGAATTTCTTACTACGAACTTCAAAGAGCAACTCAGGGCTTTGATGGAAATACCTTGCTAGGTAGTGGAAGTTTTGGTTCTGTTTATAAAGGGACATTGGCAGATGGAATGATAGTAGTTGTTAAAGTTTTCAATGTGCAGATGGAAGGTACATTTCAAACATTTGATAGAGAATGTGAAATCTTGCGTAATCTTCGTCACAGAAATCTCACTAAGATCATTAGCAGCTGTTGTAACTTGGATTTTAAAGCATTGATACTTGAGTACATGCCAAATGAGAGTTTAGACAAGTTGCTATATTCTCGAGATTATTGTttaaatataatgcaaagattgAATATCATGGTCGATGTTGCATCTGCTCTGGAATATCTCCATCATGGTTATTCAGTACCGGTTATTCACTGTGATTTGAAGCCTAGCAACGTCTTACTTGACAACGACATGGTTGGACACCTGAGTGACTTTGGCATTGCGAAACTTTTAACTAAGGAAGAATCTATTGCTCACACTACAACCTTTGCAACAATTGGTTACATTGCTCCAG agtaTGGTTTGGAAGGCCTTGTATCCAAGACGTCTGATGTTTATAGTTATGGTATCATGCTGCTGGAAGTTTTTACCAAGAAGAAACCTAATGATGAAATGTTCactggagatttgaatttgagaaGCTGCGTGCATAATTCGCTTCCTGATGAGTTGCATCAAATCATAGATACTGACTTACTAACATTGGATGAACAAAACTTAAGTCAAAAGCTACAATGTCTGACATCTATCATGGAGTTAGCCATGAATTGCACAGCTAATATTCCAGGTGAAAGGATGAACATGACTGATGTTGTAGCAGCATTGAAAAAGATCAAACAGCAGCTTTCTTCCTATTATTGA